In Cydia fagiglandana chromosome 23, ilCydFagi1.1, whole genome shotgun sequence, the genomic window gacaaaaattaatttttaccgACTTGGCGCGTAGCTTGAGCGTTAACTAAAAAGATTGCCTCTTGGCtaggttattataaacattatcgaccagtcgctcgcgaacgtagagatcgaatcgacacggagcgaatgtaatttggctacgggccctgatcttccgatgagaccatcaagtgagaaataatcacggaaggtaacagacaaaaaataaaataaagaaacataAGATAAtccgaaaaatataaaaatataccatatacagggtgattcaggagacgtgagcaggactaacactgcgcatttcgtaaattataagcaactgtttcgtatcagtattagtgcggttaacgttaattttctagtcgtgttgaaaaaaaaagttattaatttatttacgacatgcatggtcaccctacagttagaatactaaactaccgatattcagtgacaaattgaatgtcatcacggtctggttacttttgaaaactcgtatgtcACTCAAGTttaacagtttattttcttcgtagtCAATATGCTGTCAttgcggttaaagaggttttatgtttattaattagatcttgtagggtgaccatgattgcagagaattaaatttgcactcgccaaaaaattaaaaataggaaaaattgtgattgtttcacctaaatacgacggtgatcgatcaatgatcagttactgagtatgcagaattagtcctgctcacgtctcatgaatcaccctgtatacatatatgtaagatTATACAGgttcatttttggaccgttagccatattgtgcgaggtgattaggtaggtcataccgaacaactttttctatgggaccaaccccgaaatcccaaaaaaaatttggccttcccatagaaaacgtatcacaaacaaaaaaaattttgtgatttcggagtcggtcccatagaaaaagttgttcagtatggcctacctaaacACCTCCCACCtacaacatcatcatcatctcaaccataagacgtccactgctgaacaggcctcccccttggacctccattcgtaccggttggaagcgacccgcgtccagcgtcttccggcggccttaacaaggtcgtccgtccatcttgtgggtggacgtcctacgctgcgcttgctagtccatGGTCTCCACtagagcacttttcgaccccatcggccatcttctctgcgtgcaatgtggcctttccattgccacttcagcttgctaatccgactacctactacctaaattaactaaattcgtaactgacatttatttatttttcagatAAAGATGCTCAAACACAAGGTTTGTAAACATTCCtaacgtcatcatttcatagaagtttgacgtttaaaataacacttgccagtgcaagtgttattttaaacgtcccCACGCagtcgtgggctatcaaaatcactgcagactttttttagtCTAACTTTAAAAAGCTCGTATCCCGTAACTTGGGTGGTGTAATTGTTACATTGCGGGccgaattattttgtattgttaagattttcatttcatcgtATTTCTAAGCAAAATCTATCTCAATATACCTACTTCTTAAGTCATATAATATGCTAACCGCCGTTTAAATATTCGCCCGGTTTgaatttacacactgtatactgtaatggttcctctacacgatgggccaacgccggccactccaagggacgctttTATGCGCTAGAGGGagtaagtgatattgctatatcattctaccgcatagctgcgtccattggagtggccggcgctggcccatcgtgtagagtagCCTTAATGTGCTACGAGTTTGACACAATATCATAGGTTAAATTGGCCTAAAAGGGACTCTACAAAGTGCTACGCCGCTGTGCGTAGAGGATTCTATGCGCGCTTACTTGTAACCAAAATAAATTGTGttattatttctgttattttagCTCAAATTGTTGAGTTCCAAGGAAGAGGTATGTATATAGGATGTTATTTTAATAGATGCACTTATCCCTTGAGTGGCTTGAATTTCCAATAATTTTCTATACctagtctatttttttattcggtagactaaaattacatttcctagtatgaacataaaataacatttcatagtatgaaatgtcattttagtctaccgaataagttttgggcaaaaatttcatttttggtacaagcttttatcgctgactgtacttttcttacgacaacaactaatactcatcgagacaattctaaaaacccctaacacaattaggttgcgttgtttcatcacagtgttcctatggtcacctcctgtctccatcgtcagatcagctcgatggtaccataatattgcattgtcatccgatttatacatgcatgcaaaatttcaactcaatcggaaaccgggaagtggatcaaatttaacttgcaagatttgattacacacagacagacagacaacggtcaggtgaaactaaaacaaagcttgtaaaaaatagaCTTTAGTGCTTTATTTCTTGAATGGCATGAGGAATTGAGAAACGCACGAAATAAAGCAAGTTGGCACTTTACACTCTGTCACTACCGAGTCTGTGAATGACTCACGACAGAATGGTCCTAGTCCGGGCCGAGGTCCGAGGTGTTAGGTGTATAACTTCGTGTAAACGTAAACGAATACCATAGGTAAACGAAGTGTCGGACGTCTCGGCTCGGCCTAtgactgagggcctaccgtgaaccacgttcgacgtgttgcctccctgtcacacttacgtacgaatttacaagtgcgacagagaggcaacacgtcgaacgtgattcgcggtaggccctctggaccGCTGTCCTGATACAGTGGCATAGCGTGcgcgtttatttattttttgccatttttatatattgtgacctttttgccacttttgtgttactTATTTCTACAAGTAtatatcctttaaaagtacaaaaaatatcacgaaaaaaaataaaaaaattaaaaataaaattgtctgatttcaacgagagtaggagcattcaattgctagttgtttatggagttagaaaaacatattttgtatcacgtaaaaaattacaccctgtatatcgcgAGCCCTTTCCATCCTTACAGGAGAAAAAAAGTgccctaaaatttccatacattttgcagactttcctttttgttactgcCATTCaaagtatatggggaaatggtaacacaataggaaaaaaactcagggatatttttttattccattatgatcgaaagagctcgtgattctgagtagaaataacacaaaaatggcaaaaaacgtcacaataacatatataaaaatggcaaaaataaaaagaaatctcATCTGCGCAGCCATGGCCTCTGCTGGGCGAAGTCACATCTGCGTCCTCCATTTTCTTTATTATATGCCTTTATTATATGCGCGAGGCCTCTTCGGAGTCTTCGGGCGCGAGGCCGTTGGCGAGAGCCCACATCGGCCAGGCCTAGCTAGGCGCGGTGTCGTGATGCTGAGCTTGATCCGCACTAATTTggttctcctttttttcctaagAACAGTTACTGATAGAAGACGACAGTGGAGAAATAATTAGTTTGAATTCAGACGATAACTCAGTCAAGGTACGTACTAACTATATAGCAACATTAGCAACTATGCATTTGCAATGCACTTAAATAGATATGCTGTGTGATGTATacctaatagtttttttttgtaatgaaattgtaacctataaataaaaacagtaaatgtagaattttatgtaagtatacctaacctttgacatttaatattttatgtaacaactaacattttttgttaaaattatattttaacctCTAAATACATATACGcacatatgtacatacattactggctcagtgacccaaagaggatcttggcctccgacacaagagcgCCACTCTGCCTTAACCTCTAAATAagcaaataaaatttaatattacaaaaaatgtatatgCCGAGAACAGTGCAgaccatatttttgtttttgatgGATAAAAATGTCAATATTATTTCAAAAAACGTACCACTTTTTTTCAAAAAGGTGTTGTAATTATTTAACAGCTGATCTACCTATATAATGGCATGATTTTAAcaataagtttattttaaaccagGTAAAGGATTATGGCGATGGGAGGCTAGAATTGTGCTTGCCTAGTCTCGGGAGAGAGTACTGCGTCACTGTAGATAAGGTAAGGATAACGTAAATAGGGAGTATTTACTGCAACgctctgccgccagagtgcagcactagcaccGATTTGTGCTAagccataaaaaaaattactcttccatacaaaagatcaacatcagaccagccaaaatgtatgaaacagacaattttttttcgtgatttcggggttgctcccatagccatacaaatgaaaaatccagatTTCGCCACTGAAATTTAaacctttagtgcagggaatagagttgattttggttttgtttgaaaattgaacataacaaatgcgactctattccgattgaatatgatttaaatttcatcgaactgaataagtactataggtaggatcttgggccttaggaggatagaaaaagttttcttttgaattCCTTGTTAATAAgtatctgtatttttttttctaaccataaagcatttattacaacaatcataagtaatacataggcaaagggttagttaagacatatgtaggcagggtagaaaaggggtttcagtcgatgtgtggaagggcggcaccgtcgtcgaacccaagccacctggcggtggacttaaaccggtggcgtgtgcctcggatacacatgctggtggcgcgtatagCGGCGATACTcatcctgcatctcagccagcctagtatggtgcttagagaacggttccaccgttgagatatggtttctgccatatgttttataaaggaggacatttggggtgcataaaCGCTGTCAtagatgttacaagtggtgtgaaCGTTGTATGTCGCATTTCACATTGGAATGGCCGTGCAATAATTTTCTCTGCTCTGCTTTTCGTCTTTCGTCGTCTACAAACATGATGAATCGTGCACACTTCGCTCGGAATATCTTCCTCGGAGCTTAGAGAAAGTGGatatagaaaaagttgttccgTATGAGCTATATCGGCGtagaagcggagcgtgaatcTAAACTAAACGCGTAAGAGCCATGAATTTTACGGTGCTTATGGCGTTTTGGTCGcgtggtacagtcaactgtaaaaatatgggtgcatacaacttactcaaatatacgtcccatagttcttaattcactgacataagagctatgggacatatttttaagtatgatgagtgcacccatatttttacacttgactgtacaggtagcgattgcgacaatttcattgtacagtcacctgcaataatattatacacaacgaaggccgcaagaATATATGAcaagatcttatttgtagagccataagagcgtgtcatatatttttgcggccttcgaagagtaacatattattacaggtgaTTGTACGGTATGGTTTCTCTATAGTATGTATGTAGCATAATATTTGTATGCCGTGCGCGAGAAACTGAAATATTTCGTTTAAAAACTATattaaatacattttgaatttttcatcACTCATGCAGTCCCTGTATAATGCAATTTCTGAAATTTTCAGAAGCAACACCCACGGCATGAGAAATCGGAGATTAAAGGAAAACTAGAACTGGTACATATGTTAATATACTTAGCTTTAATataaaaaccgaccaagtgcgtgtTGGACCACGCATAATGGAGGATTCCGTACTTCCGTACCTTCATACAATACATAAAGTCTTACAAGAAAAAGAGCGTAGGTACCTTCGCGGCACTTACGTCGTTTTAATAAGATAACttacgctgcgtcttacgtgagcgaacaactcgcgaacgcgacacggcgcggcgcggcgggcccaaggcgttcgcgttcgcaacgagatcgcccacgtaggacacttctataggtatcaaaggattgattcaccctgCGCCGCATCacttcgcttcgcgttcgcgtgttgttcgccaacgtagtacgctgcgttatgcaataaaatatcatacatacatacatacttaatacATACAATGATGTGCCACAGGTTgattttataaaaacaaattgttCCATGCTTCACGTTAAGACggtccagggctataaccgcaaaaatcgaagttcgcaaattgcggggacttttctctgtcactttaattacggcttcattggagtaaaagcgaaagatccccgcaatttgcgaatttcggttttcgcggtagccgctctgatccGGGCCGAGTCTTCCgatactttattttataacattttataacCGAATCATACGTTCTGTAGAAAACTGAAATATTAgacgccccggcccggtctcGGACTATTCTGGCTTGGGTCATCCTTATCCTTAAATGTAGTATggtgactatagttcgtttttagggttccgtacccaaagggtaaaacgggaccctattactaagacttcgctgtccgtccgtccgtccgtccgtccgtccgtccgtgcgtctgtcaccaggctgtatctcacgaaccgtgatagctagacagttgaaattttcacagatgatgtatttctgttgccgctataacaacaaatactaaaaacagaataaaataaagatttaaatggggctcccatacaacaaacgtgattttttaccaaagttaagcaacgtcgggaggggtcagtacttggatgggtgaccgtttcttttgtttttttttttatggtacggaacccttcgtgcgcgagtccgactcgcacttgcccggtttttattttagtttaaaaacgctttttaaaaatcaataactattacttatgaaagcagaagaatataatataaatgatcgtattagattcataatttgttacatatttaccgtgacttatttttaaaaactgtttttcaattaaaagacacgtcaagattgtttaccttttttctagtgataaaaaaactaactacttatatatttacagGTGGAATGCATTCTGAAAAACATTGCCGTCGGGTGGCGATCCGCAGCGACACTTTGTTGGGACAGCCGGACaaggtaagtacatatatagtcGTATGTATTGTATGACTACACCTAatataacaaagtcccccgccacgTCTGTCTGTGTATGTATGATGTACGCGTTAAACTAAAAACtctgtcgtgtttcggaggttccgttccgggcaaactgccgaatccgacacaggAGTAGACgattcaacggagccacgccgttttgtcacATGAATatatagtgtttagttttaagtttgtaAAATAGGTACATCTGCAAGTATGTTAGCCTGTAAGATATGAGTATTTGTAATacgggccttgttgcctgacttaaattttaaataaataataactgatttgcaagaccgaagtgatcccataagtgttccgtgaacaaagttttgtacggaacactaaaaaaactACTGAATGTATTTTTATGCGGTTTGCAAGGTTTAGGTGACTCTTAAGTTTACATCATTTAACTTAAAATGTAGTATAGATATAGATAGACCCAttaattattattctttattttacAGGCGGGATTATCCTCGAACTTTTCGGCTTAAGCCTATGAGTGAAACCATAGCAAGCGTGGAgtgaaataaaatgtaaatcattaataaaactgttttatttatacacggtgtaacatgagtaaaccgaataattttaacagcgtattcctgatcatatttagagacaaaaatgtcctataaacattttttttaaaacgcctagtttcagagataatatttatttacaaataaacaagtttttgttgttacatagtgtaaaaggcctttttgatggtaatgttgctgctatgggacgtagtctaaatatccttattgatagatgtcaaaaaatgacaagtaaatctttgcaaaaagaaggttttacgaaaaaaaatgtataaatcaattttaagtaacaagtttacccataacatttattttttatgtacaaatacattcaaaaaaattaaaaaacaaaacaaaaaaaaattcttttttgcgtaattgacctaaactcatattaaattttttccttcttttgacctcagaaatgcgtggttaaaattattcggtttccgcatgttacaccgtgtatattaaatatttaagagATCATGGACCCGTTTCTCGAAAACTTGTatcttgtaatacaagcggatgtcattttttgacagcttttgttagtattacaagttacaagctatttacaagcttttgagaaacgggcctaTATGtgaaacacaaataaataatagttttttgacttatttgttatttgttttacgagGGGGCATCGTTATGGTTTAACCCTCGCGCACATCAAAGTTAGGGAAATACTGCAAAACATTAcgaagaaaatttaaataatcttcattaaatatttatcgttCAAAATCATTAATTCATTACTCAGAACAAAATTcaattagagtcagaccgtaaatagtctgcagcgattttgatagccctcgcagtgcaagtgtcatttcaaacgtcaaacttctatgaaattatgacgtatacataacacttacactgcgtaggctatcaaatccgctgcaaacttttattggtgcgactatataagCATTCTAGAgggcagtttttagggttccgtacccaaagggtatatATAATAAACGGGATTACTAAGTTTTATTTAGAGCGCGCATATAAATATTACCATTTTAAAATTGGTGAAAGTTGCCAAATTGGCATTTTGCGTCCGCACCACCTGATTTGATtgaacaatttaatcagattggcggaAAATTGTCGCCGTCTGGAATGGGCTTGATGCTCTAAATAGTAAGTATTATATTCTTCGTTCAGAACGTTTTACATAAACCATAACGACATAAAATTGACAGAAACTTTCACCTGTCATGGCATTATCTCATGTTGATTAACAATTTTTCAGAAGCACAGTACTCTTGTATTTAACTAATAAGTATACAATTAAAAAGGATTTTGGGTTTGAAAACGTAAGTAAATAAAGCAACACTGAAGAAATGTAGACAACACGCCACTATAATAGCCAGTAACGTGACAATATAGGGCCGACATatcttgtaataaaatattttaaaacctACGTTTTccaatactaataaataaaaaatccaatattttttatcaagtaACTTTAGTCCCCAGGGTTGAGAGGTTCCACAGCttattagagttccgtacccgaagggtaaaaacgggaccctattactaagacttctctgtccgtctgtctgtctgtctgtcatcaggctgtatcacatgaactgaaattttcacagatgaagtATTTttgctgccgctataacaacaaatactaaaaacagaataaaataaatatttgagggggctcccatataacaaacgtgatttttttgccgtttttggcgtaatggcacagaataaataatagtactaagtacagaagactcactctctaaaaacaaaacgcgtctgttacgatcagcacagatatggccgctaggtggcgacagcgccacgcgtggcttatggcaaaccccaaaattggggccgaacgtatgtacttttagctacctgtagcaaagcgaagaaatcgcggagtgagacgaGCCAAGTTTACgacctgggcccagttttataaagttacaagttacaggttacaagagtacaggctacaggcacctgtaatgcactgtgaacggctacaggtgttttataaatacacataaataattacagttgtaaagaaccacggtcaatctcgattacatgtgaaatctacaggtgtgaaggacatcactatttaaaaaaaaacgtgtgtcatagatactcggttctctactaaattatgtgtttttgtttgctgtaaaatattaattactggaaaaatggccagaaatgaaggaaaaatcgagtggttgagagcggcgttccatgccaaggatatactttttgggccgttttcagattcagataaagttagatttaattaaatatttacgtaataagtaaataacatgtaaataagtaggtactctctcacattcttacattaaaatgtatcgtttcggtagcggctcaaagataaatacggtgtgtatcgaaaattatgaatagtacactttaccataatgtgaatgcactatacttatacgagcataaagagacgaatgctaataaatcaacgacaaatatcggcaataatccctttccatttcctagtagataaaataaaaagaatcgtcaataaaatcaatatcaaacatattgtcactttatttcctatttactataaatttcagatacattaacaaaaactgataaggtcagtgcatggaaaa contains:
- the LOC134675910 gene encoding uncharacterized protein LOC134675910 isoform X2, encoding MWFLLLCALVPWARGIEYYDDDNEHIKMLKHKLKLLSSKEEVKDYGDGRLELCLPSLGREYCVTVDKKQHPRHEKSEIKGKLELVECILKNIAVGWRSAATLCWDSRTRRDYPRTFRLKPMSETIASVE
- the LOC134675910 gene encoding uncharacterized protein LOC134675910 isoform X1, which produces MWFLLLCALVPWARGIEYYDDDNEHIKMLKHKLKLLSSKEELLIEDDSGEIISLNSDDNSVKVKDYGDGRLELCLPSLGREYCVTVDKKQHPRHEKSEIKGKLELVECILKNIAVGWRSAATLCWDSRTRRDYPRTFRLKPMSETIASVE